The segment GCGGGAGCGGCGCGCCCCGGGGATTTGGCACCGCGCAGGTGAGTCACAGGTGCACCTGTGGGGTTCACCTGCGGCCGAGGCGCACGACGGGACCGGCGGGTCGGACCGCGAGGGCGTTCGTTTCCCGTGCGGCCCTCGGCGCGGGCCGGGTGCCTGGGCAAGGGGCGGGGGCAGCCAGGCGGCCCCCGTGGGCTCCCAGGCTGCGGCGCTGCTGTGGGGGGGACCTGGCTTCAAGGTCTGGAGCGCTCCGAGGGGCGGCCCCAGGAAACAGGTGGAGAGGCCGCGCCGACAGCTGGCGCCGAGCTGAGCcctcggggtgggggaggggtggggtccgGGGCTGACCCCCTGCTTGTCCGTAAAGCGCTGGGCGGTCCCTGGTCCCGACGGtgcccccagccaggcccagcgcaggtgcagggggaggggtgggcggcTCGTTCCTGGGGAAGGGCCGGCCCTGGGGCTGAACTCCCGCATGGAtatgccccccccgccccccaggcatCCGGTCCTGGGGCGCCAATGGCGGCGTCCGCAGCCTGGATGAGGAGCTCAAGGTCTTCGTGTCCCGGCACTCGGCCACCTTTTCCAGCATCGTGAAAGGTGAGGCGCCCCCCACCCGCGCGCGCCGGGGGAGCCTGCTGGGGCCTGCGGGGCCCGGGCCCAGCAGTGGGACGGCTTCTgggtggcggggcgggggtcAGCGCGCGCAGGTCCCCCCTGGTCTCGTCCTTCCTGAGTGTACAGTAGGCGCTCGATAGATGGGGAGTCCAGGAGAGCCTCCCCGGGGATTCGGGTTGGCCTGGGCTGAGCGCCTGCGTGTTCCTGTGCCCGCGCCCCCGGCCACGCACCCGTTGAGTCAGCTCCCGGCCGGAGCCGAGGGGAAGGAAGTGTCCCCTGGTCTCATTGTCTAGGCCGTGGCTTCCTGACTCCGCCTGCGTGGGGCCCGTGCCGGGTGGGGTGACTGACACGGGCAGCGGCGGCCAGGGCGCGGCCATTGCCTGTCCAGCCACCCTCCGCCGGGCTGGGTCAGGCTCGGGGGTCCCAAAACCAGCGGCTCTGGGCTGGCCCACCCTCGGGCTGCCCCACCCACTGGCCCGCCCACTCCGCTACCCCTCTGTTCAGGCTCATGCTCCGCCCCTAGGCCTGTCCCAACCCTTGCCACGCCCCTTTGTGGTGCCCCGCCCTTTGGGCTGACGCATCCCCTTGCGCCACCTCGCCCATCACTGCCGCCCCGCCCCTTTGCCACGCCCCTCGCACTGCCCCGCCCCTCGCAGTGCTGGCCCGCCCACTCTGCTGTGTGCAGACTAGGGCCTGGCGTCCCCCGCGCGCCGGTCCCTCCGCGCAGGCGCTGACCCTCGCTCCCCCACCCAGGCCAGCGCAGCCTGCACCACCGCGGGGACGCCCTAGACACCCTGGTGCTCCTGAACCCCTCGGACAAGTCCCTGAGCGATGAGGTAGGGTGGGCGCCCGCGCTCACGCCGCGCCAGCCCTATCTGTCCCCTCCTGCCTcggggtggcggtgggggtgcgttgggcaggcagggggcgggggcgctCGGGTTGCCCCGCTTGTGTGGAAGGATGAAGACCACAGGGCCCCGGGCCGCGCtcggggcaggggcccgagcacgtgggccatcctctgctgttctcccaggccacagcagggagctggatggggagtggagcagccaggactcgaacccgtgcccgtGTGGTTGCCtgtgccggccccgcccccgttctggtccagctccctgctagcacgCCCTGGGGGCGGCAGGAGATGCCGGtgccgggccctgcacccctggggagACCCGgaccggagggagctcctggctccttgctttggcctggccccgccccgctgcTGGGGCGTTCGGGGAGTGGCCCGGTGGGTGcaggattcccccccccccccgtctgtctttctctctctctctgtcattgggCCTtccaaacatgaaaaaaaaaaaccttccattgACGTGCTCCCTCGACTCCCTCCCGCGCTCCTGGGCTGCAGAGACAGCGCCAGACTCAGACCCCCCCCACGGCGCCGGGGCTGGGCCGCAGGGGGTGGGGCTCTGTGAGATGAGCAGGAGCTCCCGGGGCCTGAGTGCGGGCCGGGAGCCGGGCCGGGAGCTCCctccgtggaggccccgccccagAAGTGCCtcagcggccccgccccctccaccagCTCCGGAACCTGCTGCTGGACCCCGCCCCGCACAAGCTGCTGGTGCTGGCCGGGCCCTGCCTGGAGGAGACCGGGGAGCTGCTGCTGCAGACTGGGGGCTTCTCGCCCCACCATTTCCTCCAGGTCCTGGAAGACAAGGAGGTAGGCCCCgtccccgccccgccggccccaCCCCTCTCAGCTCAGGGCAGTGTGGGGACCCCGTGCTGTGCTGGAGACCAGGCCTGGGTGGGATGGGGCCCCGAATCTGGTCCCAGTGGGACCCCTCCTGGACCCCCAGGCCGGGTGGGCACTGCAgggatggtgggggaggggtgtggaggCTCCTCTTGGGAatgggggggcagcaggtgcaaaggccctggggcaggaaggtATTGGGTGAGGCTGGACCTGGGTTTCCTGGGCCTGCCGGGGCTGGGTTTTGGTTGGAGGGTGAGCAGCCCCAGGAGGCCTGGCTCTCAgtgcccaccccgcccccccgCGGCAGATCCAAGACATCCTGGCCTCCACACCGCCGCCTGCGGACCCGGCCACCCTCACGGTCACCTGCCCGACCTTCGGGGACTGGGTGCGGCTGGCCCCCGCGCTGCCGGGCCTCCAGGGGGCGCTGCGGCTGCGCCTGCTGCTCAACCCGCCGCTGCCCGGGCCGCCGCCGGCCTCCGAGGGCCTGCGCGAGTTCCTGGACTACCTGGCCGAGTCGCTGGAGCCGCCGTCCCCCTTCGAGCTGCTGGAGCCGCCGTCCTCGGGGGGCTTCCTCCGGCTCGCGCGGCCCTGCTGCTACGTCTTCCCCGGCGGCCTGGGCGACGCCGCCTTCTTCGCCGTGAACGGCTTCACCGTGCTGGTGAACGGCGGCTCGAACCCCAAGGCCACCTTCTGGAAGCTGGTGCGCCACCTGGACCGCGTGGACGCCGTGCTGGTGACGCACGCGGGCGCCGACAGCCTGCCCGGCCTCAACAGCCTGCTGCGGCGCAAGCTGGCCGAGCGGCGCgagggggcggcggcgggcggcgcggcgggcTCCTGGGACGACCGCCTGCGCCGCCTCATCTCGCCCGCGCTGGGCGTGGTCTTCCTGAACGCGCGCGCCGCCGCCTCGCGCCTGGTGGGCGGCGTGGACGAGGCGGAGCTGGCGCTGAGCCTGCTGGCGCAGCTGGGCGTGACGCCGCTGGCGCTGAGCCGGGGGCCGCTGCCCGCCAAGCCGCTGGTGCTGTTCGAGAAGATGGGCGTGGGCCGCCTGGACCTGTACGTGCTGCACCCGCCCGCCGCCGAGCCCGCGCCGGCCGCCGCCTCCGTGTGCGCCCTGCTCGTGTGGCACCCGGCCGGGCCCGCCGACAAGCTGGTGCGCGTGCTCTTCCCGGGCTGCACGCCGCCCGCGCGCGTGCTCGACGGCCTgggccgcctgcagcacctgggCTTCCTGCGCGAGCCCGTGGTGACACCGCAGGACCTGGACGGGCCGCCGCGCGCCGCCAGCAGGGAGAGCCTGGGCGCCCGCGACGGCCGGCCCGGCCCGGAGCGCCCCGCGGCAGCCCCGCGCCGGGCGGAGAAGGACGCCAGGCCCGCCCGCGACGCCAAGAAGGACCCGAAGGCCGCGGGCCCCAGGCCGCAGCCGCAGCCCCGGGAGGTGCGCCGGGCCGCCGCCGCTGCGCCCGGCCTCAAGAAATCCACGCCCCAGGCGGCCCCCAAGCCGCGCCGCGCCGCCCACGCGCCCCAGCCGCTGCAGAACGGACCCCACAGCGCCCGCGGTGGAGGCGGCGGAGAGGCCACCAGCCCCCCGCCCGCGCCGGcctgcccctccccggccccgccgccgTCGGCCGCCCCCAGCCGGGagagcagcagcctggagctggagctgagcgcGGCCCCCGAGGAGAGGCCGCTGGAGCTGCCCTTGAGCGCGGGCTCCCCGCGGCCGCGCACGCCCTCGCCCTCCGAGACCCACGCAAGCCCCGCCGAGGGCAGCGCGCGGCTGTCGCTGAGCCCGCTGCGGCCCGGGGAGGCGGGGCCCGACGCCTCGCCCACCGTGACCACGCCCACGCTGACCACGCCCTCGCTGCCCGCCGAGGTGGGCTCCCCGCACTCCACGGAGGTGGACGAGTCGCTGTCCGTGTCCTTCGAGCAGGCGCTGCCGCCACCCAGCGCGCCGGGCGAGGCGGGGCTGAGCCTCCCGCTGCGCGGGCCCCGCGCGCGCCGCTCGGCCTCCCCGCACGACGTGGACCTGTGCCTCGTGTCGCCCTGCGAGTTCGAGCACCGCAAGGCCGTGCCGCTGGCGCCCTCCCCGGGCAGCTCCAACGACAGCAGCGCGCGCTCCCAGGAGCGGGCGGGCGCGCCCGGGGCCGAGGAGACGCCGCCGACGTCGGTCAGCGAGTCCCTGCCCACGCTGTCCGACTCGGACCCCCTGCCCGCCGCCCCCGGCGCCGCCGACTCGGACGAGGACACggagggcctgggggcgggcCCTCGCCGCGACCCTCTGCCCGAGCCGCTCAAGGTGCCGCTGCCGCTGCCCAACCCGCCCAGCCTCTGCATGGTGGACCCCGAGACGCTGCCGCCCAGGTCGGCCCGGCCGCCGGAGGACGCGGCCCGCGCACGCAaagccccggcccggcccgcctcCCGCACCGCCGCGCCCAAGGCCGCACCCGCGACCGGCGCCAAGAGCAAGGGGCTGGCGGCCGGGGACC is part of the Oryctolagus cuniculus chromosome 16, mOryCun1.1, whole genome shotgun sequence genome and harbors:
- the MAP1S gene encoding microtubule-associated protein 1S; translated protein: MAAAAAAGPAAAGAPSSLLLVVGGECGSPGLLAYVLEELERGIRSWGANGGVRSLDEELKVFVSRHSATFSSIVKGQRSLHHRGDALDTLVLLNPSDKSLSDELRNLLLDPAPHKLLVLAGPCLEETGELLLQTGGFSPHHFLQVLEDKEIQDILASTPPPADPATLTVTCPTFGDWVRLAPALPGLQGALRLRLLLNPPLPGPPPASEGLREFLDYLAESLEPPSPFELLEPPSSGGFLRLARPCCYVFPGGLGDAAFFAVNGFTVLVNGGSNPKATFWKLVRHLDRVDAVLVTHAGADSLPGLNSLLRRKLAERREGAAAGGAAGSWDDRLRRLISPALGVVFLNARAAASRLVGGVDEAELALSLLAQLGVTPLALSRGPLPAKPLVLFEKMGVGRLDLYVLHPPAAEPAPAAASVCALLVWHPAGPADKLVRVLFPGCTPPARVLDGLGRLQHLGFLREPVVTPQDLDGPPRAASRESLGARDGRPGPERPAAAPRRAEKDARPARDAKKDPKAAGPRPQPQPREVRRAAAAAPGLKKSTPQAAPKPRRAAHAPQPLQNGPHSARGGGGGEATSPPPAPACPSPAPPPSAAPSRESSSLELELSAAPEERPLELPLSAGSPRPRTPSPSETHASPAEGSARLSLSPLRPGEAGPDASPTVTTPTLTTPSLPAEVGSPHSTEVDESLSVSFEQALPPPSAPGEAGLSLPLRGPRARRSASPHDVDLCLVSPCEFEHRKAVPLAPSPGSSNDSSARSQERAGAPGAEETPPTSVSESLPTLSDSDPLPAAPGAADSDEDTEGLGAGPRRDPLPEPLKVPLPLPNPPSLCMVDPETLPPRSARPPEDAARARKAPARPASRTAAPKAAPATGAKSKGLAAGDRAGRPLSARSEPSDKGGRAPLARKSSAPKTATRAPSGPAGSRPGGSAAAPGSPVYLDLAYLPSGSGARLVDEEFFRRVRALCYVISGQDQRREEGMRAVLDALLAGKERWDRELQVTLIPTFDSAAMHRWYEDTHGRHQALGVTVLGSNSMVSMQDEAFPACKVEF